From Desulfuromonas soudanensis, the proteins below share one genomic window:
- a CDS encoding site-specific integrase — protein sequence MELEQAFSCPGTLKKLRSGPLGTLLDGFCTWLMEHGFRQGTIRKHLSNVSHFNQHLGRQGVVPGQILCPKDVDGFFEAYPARCRHRGPLEGHLKRVRHSLSRFVEYLGEQGFFNPLPQSEIFAPLLDAYLEWMQHYQHAAAGTCELRAQYLTVFLRYLGPQATLQGLAKLSPESIEAFFLAYAQKVGKAARRSMQSTLRTFFRFCLHRGYVREPLDLAVPTLRAYKLASVPRGLTEAQARQVLQGIDRKTTVGRRDYAIVQLLHTYGVRGGQVRALRLEQIDWAQNRIFFAASKGGKDSCLPLTVEVGESLLNYLQNARPSSSNPQVFLTSRAPYHPLPRSSSLSVIIERRIRAASIEIPSKGAHAFRHGFATRMLAQGEPFKAIADVLGHRHLGTTFIYTKVDFNALKQVALEWPQEVTR from the coding sequence ATGGAACTGGAACAGGCATTTTCGTGTCCGGGAACGCTGAAGAAGTTGCGAAGCGGCCCACTGGGAACGCTTCTGGACGGTTTCTGTACCTGGTTGATGGAGCACGGTTTCCGTCAGGGGACCATCCGCAAGCATCTATCGAACGTCTCTCATTTTAATCAGCATCTTGGCCGGCAAGGAGTTGTCCCCGGCCAAATCCTCTGTCCCAAAGACGTTGATGGATTTTTCGAAGCATATCCTGCCCGGTGTCGGCACCGCGGGCCACTGGAAGGTCATCTGAAGCGGGTTCGCCACTCGCTCAGTCGTTTCGTCGAGTACCTTGGCGAACAGGGGTTTTTCAATCCGTTGCCGCAAAGCGAGATCTTTGCGCCTCTTCTGGATGCCTACCTCGAATGGATGCAGCATTACCAGCACGCCGCTGCCGGGACCTGCGAGTTGCGCGCTCAGTACCTCACCGTTTTCCTGCGCTACCTCGGCCCGCAGGCGACATTACAAGGGTTGGCCAAGCTGAGCCCGGAGAGCATCGAGGCGTTCTTCCTGGCTTATGCGCAGAAGGTCGGAAAAGCAGCGCGGCGATCGATGCAGTCGACCCTGCGGACCTTCTTCCGTTTCTGCCTGCATCGAGGCTACGTCCGGGAGCCCCTGGACCTGGCGGTTCCTACCTTGAGAGCCTACAAGCTGGCTTCGGTCCCGCGCGGCTTGACTGAGGCTCAGGCTCGGCAGGTCCTTCAGGGGATCGACCGCAAGACCACGGTGGGCCGACGGGATTACGCCATCGTTCAGTTGCTTCACACCTACGGTGTCCGAGGCGGCCAGGTTCGGGCGTTGCGGCTGGAGCAGATCGACTGGGCGCAGAACCGGATCTTCTTTGCAGCTTCCAAGGGCGGCAAGGACAGCTGCCTTCCCCTCACCGTCGAGGTGGGGGAGAGCCTGCTGAACTACTTGCAAAATGCCCGGCCATCCAGTTCGAACCCGCAGGTGTTTCTGACCTCGCGTGCCCCCTACCACCCGCTTCCCCGCTCCAGTTCCCTTTCCGTCATCATCGAGCGCCGTATCCGAGCCGCAAGCATCGAGATTCCCAGCAAGGGCGCCCACGCCTTTCGGCATGGCTTTGCGACCCGGATGCTCGCGCAGGGAGAACCGTTCAAGGCGATTGCCGATGTGCTGGGCCATCGCCATCTCGGCACCACCTTTATCTACACCAAGGTCGACTTTAACGCCCTGAAGCAGGTCGCCCTGGAGTGGCCGCAGGAGGTGACGCGATGA
- a CDS encoding tyrosine-type recombinase/integrase, with product MRTLEFHSALAPQIRNFISLRQLSGTDYQSQALLLSYFDRFLVEEKFEASCITPQITDRYLLTLSHLAPRVQSNRFCVVQQLCRYLLRHDPLTYVPEPIRVIASQAAHQPYIYNQREVGALLAAAAELRPPGSLRPLTYRTLLGLLYSTGIRIGEALALNLENFLCAEERLYIVEGKFRKARWVPLSTTTCQALQQYLDRRLRIKPRSPDSPLLLNQRSRRLHHVTVNLTFRQLLRRCAIPHNEHAGPRIHDLRHTFAVHRLLAWYRDGQDVNARLPWLATYLGHVDIHSTQVYLRATPELTEEVARRFHDYYLQQIQTNGGQS from the coding sequence ATGAGAACCCTGGAATTTCACAGCGCCCTGGCTCCTCAGATCCGGAACTTCATCAGCTTGCGGCAGCTCTCCGGCACCGATTATCAGAGCCAGGCGCTGCTGTTGAGCTACTTCGACCGCTTCCTGGTCGAAGAAAAATTTGAAGCTTCGTGCATCACCCCGCAGATCACCGACCGGTATCTTCTGACTCTTTCGCACCTTGCACCGCGTGTGCAGTCAAACCGCTTCTGCGTGGTGCAGCAGCTGTGCCGGTATCTCTTGCGGCACGACCCGCTCACCTACGTTCCCGAACCCATAAGGGTCATTGCCTCGCAGGCGGCTCATCAGCCGTACATCTACAACCAGAGGGAAGTCGGCGCCTTGCTGGCCGCCGCCGCGGAATTGCGGCCGCCGGGCTCCCTGCGGCCACTCACCTACCGGACACTCCTCGGCCTGCTCTACAGCACGGGCATCCGTATCGGGGAAGCATTGGCCCTGAACCTGGAGAACTTTCTCTGCGCCGAAGAGCGGCTCTACATCGTCGAGGGCAAGTTCCGCAAGGCCCGCTGGGTGCCTTTGAGCACGACCACCTGCCAGGCGTTGCAGCAATATCTGGACAGACGCCTTCGCATCAAGCCGCGCTCGCCGGACTCCCCGCTGCTGCTGAATCAACGATCCCGGCGCTTGCATCATGTCACGGTCAACCTTACCTTTCGGCAGTTGCTGCGCCGCTGCGCCATCCCCCACAACGAGCACGCCGGCCCCCGCATCCACGACCTGCGACACACCTTTGCCGTTCACAGGCTGCTGGCCTGGTATCGAGACGGGCAGGATGTAAACGCGCGGCTGCCTTGGCTGGCAACCTATCTGGGACATGTGGATATCCATTCCACCCAGGTCTACCTTCGGGCCACGCCGGAGCTGACCGAAGAGGTGGCCCGGCGCTTCCACGATTACTACCTCCAACAGATCCAAACCAACGGAGGACAGTCATGA
- a CDS encoding tyrosine-type recombinase/integrase: protein MKQLLAKFMKPFFSHYLPIQKGLATNTLLAYRDAIKLLLCFAADTLRKSADELSVEEIDEALVLAFLDHLENVRGCTPRTRNARLAAIRVFFGFIAREEPVLLLQCQRIRTIPLKRTQHKTVKYMEQDEMQALLDAVNVNARTAARDKALLLLLYNTGARVSEIVGIKIPDLRLQGATAQISLLGKGKKHRSCPLWPEMAQALQAYLKVRNPHDPAAEQLFLNANGVPITRFGIRQILSKYAASARNQCPSMRSRAVNPHTIRHTTAMHLLRAGNDINMVSYWLGHADINTTHVYVEIDMDMKRRMLEKTTAPVVSHDLPWQKPDVLQWLAALEKSPKLCAVKP from the coding sequence ATGAAACAGTTGCTGGCCAAGTTCATGAAACCCTTCTTCAGCCACTACCTGCCGATCCAGAAAGGCCTCGCGACCAATACCCTGCTGGCGTACCGCGACGCGATCAAGCTGCTGTTGTGCTTTGCTGCGGACACCCTGCGCAAGAGCGCCGACGAGTTGAGCGTCGAAGAGATCGACGAAGCGCTTGTGTTGGCGTTCCTCGATCATCTTGAAAACGTTCGCGGCTGCACGCCGCGAACCCGTAATGCCCGATTGGCGGCCATCCGTGTCTTCTTCGGTTTCATCGCCCGAGAGGAGCCGGTCTTGCTGCTCCAGTGCCAGAGGATTCGCACCATCCCTCTGAAACGTACGCAGCACAAGACGGTCAAGTACATGGAGCAGGACGAGATGCAGGCGCTGCTCGATGCGGTGAATGTCAATGCACGCACCGCCGCGCGCGACAAGGCTTTGCTGCTCCTGCTCTACAACACCGGGGCTCGCGTCAGTGAAATTGTGGGCATCAAAATCCCAGATCTGCGCCTGCAGGGTGCCACCGCTCAGATCTCGCTTCTGGGCAAGGGTAAAAAGCACCGCAGCTGTCCGCTGTGGCCCGAAATGGCACAAGCCCTTCAGGCTTACCTCAAAGTTCGCAATCCCCATGATCCGGCCGCTGAGCAGCTCTTCCTCAACGCCAACGGAGTTCCCATCACCCGTTTCGGCATTCGCCAAATCCTGAGCAAATATGCGGCCTCAGCCCGGAATCAATGCCCATCGATGAGGAGCAGGGCCGTAAATCCACACACTATCAGGCATACCACGGCCATGCATCTGCTGCGGGCCGGCAACGATATCAATATGGTCAGTTATTGGTTGGGGCACGCCGACATCAACACCACGCATGTCTACGTCGAAATCGATATGGACATGAAACGGAGAATGCTCGAAAAAACAACAGCACCGGTCGTCAGCCACGACCTGCCATGGCAGAAGCCCGACGTCTTGCAGTGGCTCGCTGCGCTCGAAAAATCACCTAAATTATGTGCAGTAAAACCTTGA
- a CDS encoding transposase, whose amino-acid sequence MADNEVYHVLNRGNGRAEVFHKPADFAAFVTLIGEAKERFPVKVLAYCLMSNHFLCGAPHNTCYVKRELM is encoded by the coding sequence GTGGCTGACAATGAGGTCTATCATGTTCTCAACCGGGGGAATGGACGGGCCGAGGTGTTTCACAAGCCGGCGGATTTTGCGGCGTTCGTGACGTTGATCGGTGAGGCGAAGGAGCGCTTCCCGGTCAAGGTGCTCGCCTACTGTCTGATGTCCAACCATTTTTTATGTGGAGCTCCACATAACACGTGTTATGTGAAGCGCGAACTTATGTGA
- a CDS encoding PQQ-binding-like beta-propeller repeat protein, with amino-acid sequence MEDSNRYDYIGGGPGGNSVVEEKVMLPLKILWKSKNINSPYVSILLSEESAIAVSRNPPKNFTVNQKISSFDRASGKVRWEVVLDNMGGGLGGRMCLYQDTVILCDSSSSSVVALKDGHICWRTEGFTACSPIRHFAGEIIICAIGGVYFLNPATGAVVRQIEMDQGHSPSFTEEEVVVQTSGGFYNCYDRKTSELRWSINFGELGKCDTGVGTPARGSITCRSPLIHGGRIYAGSNGRIVAFDLEKGDILWMTKRMMQLREVLYRNGRLYGMADSCFRILEPETGEVLLERHHPDEGGGGNMPYMAGKIIFNNEKCIQAVDIETGEMVWSFADKRKTIGFTGQPVYLDGRLYTADTGGCLYCFETA; translated from the coding sequence ATGGAAGACTCAAATCGTTACGATTACATCGGGGGCGGCCCTGGTGGCAACAGCGTCGTCGAAGAAAAAGTGATGCTTCCATTGAAAATTCTTTGGAAATCTAAAAATATTAATTCACCCTATGTCAGTATCCTTCTTTCAGAGGAGAGTGCCATAGCTGTCTCGCGAAATCCCCCAAAAAACTTTACTGTAAACCAAAAAATTTCCTCTTTTGATCGAGCTTCCGGCAAAGTCCGCTGGGAGGTTGTTTTGGATAACATGGGTGGTGGGTTGGGGGGAAGGATGTGTCTCTATCAAGACACGGTAATCCTTTGTGATAGTTCATCAAGTTCGGTGGTTGCCTTGAAGGATGGGCATATTTGTTGGCGGACCGAGGGGTTCACTGCGTGTAGTCCGATACGACATTTTGCGGGTGAAATAATTATTTGTGCCATTGGCGGCGTGTATTTCCTTAATCCGGCGACCGGTGCGGTAGTGCGCCAAATAGAAATGGATCAGGGCCATTCACCTAGTTTTACCGAGGAGGAGGTGGTTGTTCAGACCAGCGGTGGCTTTTATAATTGTTATGACCGCAAGACCTCGGAATTGCGTTGGAGTATTAATTTTGGCGAGTTGGGAAAATGTGACACAGGCGTTGGTACCCCTGCCCGCGGGTCGATCACTTGTCGAAGCCCACTCATCCACGGAGGTCGCATCTATGCTGGGTCAAACGGTCGAATTGTTGCCTTCGATCTGGAAAAGGGAGATATCCTTTGGATGACAAAGAGAATGATGCAACTGAGGGAAGTTTTGTATCGGAATGGTCGGCTATACGGTATGGCGGATAGTTGCTTCCGCATTCTCGAACCAGAAACCGGGGAGGTTCTTCTGGAGAGACATCACCCTGATGAAGGAGGCGGTGGAAATATGCCATATATGGCCGGAAAAATTATCTTTAACAATGAAAAGTGCATTCAAGCCGTCGACATCGAGACTGGAGAGATGGTCTGGAGCTTTGCCGACAAAAGGAAGACCATTGGCTTTACCGGACAACCAGTTTACCTGGATGGTCGGTTATACACCGCCGATACCGGCGGTTGTCTTTATTGCTTTGAGACGGCATAA
- the sucD gene encoding succinate--CoA ligase subunit alpha: MSILLNKNSKVLVQGITGRSGLFHAQKCREYGTQIVAGVTPGKGGIHVEGIPVFNTVEEAVKYTGANVSMIFVPPPGAADAILEAADAGLDLAICITEGIPVRDMVPVKRVLEGHKMRLVGPNCPGVITPDECKVGIMPGYIHKKGSIGVVSRSGTLTYEAVKQLTDAGLGQSTCVGIGGDPIIGMSFIDVLQLFNADPETTGVFMIGEIGGGAEEEAAEWIKANMKKPVAAFIAGVSAPPGRRMGHAGAIVTGGKGRAEDKIRTLTDCGVNVSTSPTRMGEAMLEAMKKG; this comes from the coding sequence ATGTCGATACTGCTGAACAAGAATTCGAAGGTCCTGGTCCAGGGAATCACCGGCCGCAGCGGCCTCTTCCACGCCCAGAAGTGCCGGGAATACGGCACCCAGATCGTCGCCGGGGTCACCCCGGGGAAGGGGGGGATTCACGTCGAGGGGATTCCGGTCTTCAACACCGTCGAGGAGGCGGTGAAATACACCGGCGCCAACGTCTCGATGATCTTCGTCCCGCCGCCGGGCGCCGCCGACGCCATTCTCGAGGCGGCCGACGCCGGACTCGATCTGGCCATCTGCATCACCGAAGGGATCCCGGTGCGCGACATGGTGCCGGTCAAGCGCGTCCTCGAAGGGCACAAGATGCGCCTCGTCGGTCCCAACTGTCCCGGCGTCATCACCCCCGACGAGTGCAAGGTCGGCATCATGCCCGGCTACATCCACAAGAAGGGGTCGATCGGCGTCGTCTCCCGCAGCGGTACCCTCACCTACGAGGCGGTCAAGCAGCTCACCGACGCCGGCCTCGGCCAGTCGACCTGCGTCGGCATTGGCGGCGACCCGATCATCGGCATGAGCTTTATCGACGTGCTGCAACTCTTCAACGCCGACCCGGAAACGACCGGCGTCTTCATGATCGGCGAGATCGGCGGCGGCGCCGAGGAGGAGGCGGCCGAGTGGATCAAGGCGAACATGAAAAAACCGGTGGCCGCCTTCATCGCCGGCGTCTCGGCGCCTCCCGGACGGCGCATGGGTCACGCCGGGGCGATCGTCACCGGCGGCAAGGGACGCGCCGAAGACAAGATCCGCACCCTCACCGACTGCGGCGTCAACGTCTCCACCTCCCCGACCCGCATGGGCGAGGCGATGCTCGAGGCGATGAAGAAGGGCTGA
- the sucC gene encoding ADP-forming succinate--CoA ligase subunit beta has product MNIHEYQAKEILSTYDIPVPRGRVCLTADQVERAAKMMGGRCMVKAQIYAGGRGKAGGVKLVHYPEQAQDLAKDLFARKLVTPQTGPEGLRVRRILVEEAVEIAREFYLSITLDRASSRYILIASAEGGVEIEEVAAKSPEKIHKLAIDPLSGLHSFQARKISLALGLKGSLCEDCVQLILSLYRACLEKDCSLVEINPLVVTKAGWLMAMDAKIAFDDNAVFRHREYPDMIDYSQLDPLEITAGKYDLAYIKLDGAIGCLVNGAGLAMATLDVLNECGGKPANFLDVGGGASREKVTEAFKIILQDPDVQGIFVNIFGGIMRCDVIAQGIIDAASEVDCPLPIVVRMDGSQVDEGKALLKESGLNVQTADSLGDGARRIVKMLDSAEARPKGRAKKP; this is encoded by the coding sequence ATGAACATCCATGAATATCAGGCCAAGGAGATTCTCAGCACCTACGATATCCCGGTACCGCGCGGCCGGGTCTGCCTGACCGCCGACCAGGTGGAACGCGCCGCCAAGATGATGGGCGGCCGCTGCATGGTCAAGGCGCAGATCTACGCCGGCGGCCGCGGCAAGGCCGGCGGCGTCAAGCTGGTGCATTACCCGGAGCAGGCGCAGGATCTGGCCAAGGACCTCTTTGCCAGAAAGCTGGTGACGCCGCAGACCGGCCCCGAAGGTCTGCGCGTGCGGCGCATCCTGGTCGAGGAGGCGGTGGAGATCGCCCGCGAGTTCTATCTCTCCATCACCCTCGACCGCGCCAGTTCGCGCTACATCCTCATCGCTTCGGCCGAAGGGGGCGTCGAGATCGAGGAGGTGGCGGCCAAGAGCCCGGAGAAGATCCACAAGCTCGCCATCGATCCCCTCTCCGGTCTGCATTCCTTCCAGGCGCGCAAAATTTCCCTTGCCCTCGGCTTGAAGGGGAGCCTGTGCGAAGACTGCGTGCAGCTCATCCTCAGCCTCTACCGCGCTTGCCTGGAAAAGGACTGCTCCCTGGTGGAGATCAACCCCCTGGTGGTGACCAAGGCCGGCTGGCTGATGGCGATGGATGCCAAGATCGCCTTCGACGACAACGCCGTCTTCCGCCACCGTGAATACCCGGACATGATCGACTACTCGCAGCTCGATCCGCTGGAGATCACCGCCGGCAAGTACGATCTCGCCTACATCAAGCTCGACGGCGCCATCGGCTGCCTGGTCAACGGCGCCGGCTTGGCGATGGCGACCCTCGACGTCCTCAACGAGTGCGGCGGCAAGCCGGCCAACTTCCTCGATGTGGGGGGCGGGGCGAGCCGGGAGAAGGTGACCGAGGCCTTCAAGATCATTCTCCAGGACCCGGATGTGCAGGGGATTTTCGTCAACATCTTCGGCGGCATCATGCGCTGCGACGTTATCGCCCAGGGGATCATCGACGCCGCCAGCGAGGTGGACTGCCCCCTGCCGATCGTCGTGCGCATGGACGGCAGCCAGGTCGATGAAGGGAAGGCTTTGCTCAAGGAGTCGGGGCTCAACGTGCAGACCGCCGACAGCCTCGGCGACGGCGCCCGGCGCATCGTCAAGATGCTCGACAGCGCCGAGGCCCGGCCGAAGGGCAGGGCGAAAAAGCCCTAA
- the fsa gene encoding fructose-6-phosphate aldolase — protein sequence MKFFIDTAEVSEIRAAHELGLVDGVTTNPSLIAKSGRDFKEVITEIVSIVDGPISAEVIALDAPGMVAEGRALAAINPKNIVVKVPMTPEGLKATRIFSAEGIKTNVTLVFSPLQALLAAKAGATYVSPFVGRLDDVGHDGMELVEQIRTIFDNYGFSTEIIVASVRSPLHILNAALVAADVCTIPYGVMLQLAKHPLTDVGIEKFLADWDKTKK from the coding sequence ATGAAGTTTTTCATCGATACCGCCGAAGTCAGCGAAATCCGCGCCGCCCATGAACTCGGACTGGTGGACGGCGTCACCACCAACCCGTCGCTCATCGCCAAGAGCGGCCGCGACTTCAAGGAAGTGATCACCGAGATCGTCTCCATCGTCGACGGGCCGATCTCCGCCGAGGTCATCGCCCTCGACGCTCCAGGGATGGTGGCGGAGGGGCGGGCCCTGGCGGCGATCAACCCGAAAAACATCGTCGTCAAGGTGCCGATGACCCCCGAGGGGCTCAAGGCGACCCGGATCTTCTCCGCCGAGGGGATCAAGACCAACGTCACCCTGGTCTTCTCACCGCTGCAGGCCCTCCTCGCCGCCAAGGCCGGGGCGACCTACGTCTCCCCCTTCGTCGGCCGCCTCGACGACGTCGGCCACGACGGGATGGAGCTGGTCGAGCAGATCCGCACCATCTTCGACAACTACGGCTTTTCCACCGAGATCATTGTCGCCTCGGTGCGCAGCCCCCTGCACATCCTCAACGCCGCCCTGGTCGCCGCCGACGTCTGCACCATCCCCTACGGCGTCATGCTGCAGCTCGCCAAACACCCCCTGACCGACGTCGGGATCGAGAAATTCCTCGCCGACTGGGACAAGACCAAAAAATAG